One Amaranthus tricolor cultivar Red isolate AtriRed21 chromosome 1, ASM2621246v1, whole genome shotgun sequence DNA window includes the following coding sequences:
- the LOC130805114 gene encoding uncharacterized protein LOC130805114, translating into MASGSSGRPTSASKGFDFASDDILCSYENYTNQDSSNETHLDPSIASNSAKDFQKNRISRSSVFPTANAYNQPEDSLSQEMISTVERTMKKYTDNIMRFLEGISSRLSQLELYCYNLDKSIGEMRSDLVRDHREDDSKLKSLEKHLQEVHRSVQILRDKQELAETQKELAKLQLAQKESSSPCQDERTMVSTPESKKNDDLSDAPNTQLALALPSQIAQQPSHAPVLQQSGAPPQPSSQTHSQPQPYFLPSNQLPNPQGQSHPYHPADNQYRVPPLQAPQPSQNQVNQTPQTQQFPQYQQWPQLAPAVQAPVQLSQQQSIQPSQQPPMQPQNQIRAPSPQSSIYPSYMTSQQANPPPPEGISGSMPMQMSFSGVGHQEGMPYGYVGANRPAQPHPSPHVKGGFPSQPGDGYVTGGSHPSISSAGTYMLYDGDGGRSHQPPQPAHYSQGVYPNTNPSVPNLPPPGSSNLMIRNPSPQQYVRNHPYHELIDKLVSMGYRGDHVVSVIQRLEESGQAVDFNAVLDRLNGHSSGSSQRSW; encoded by the exons ATGGCTTCTGGATCTTCTGGCCGACCTACTTCTGCTTCCAAAGGTTTCGATTTTGCTTCCGATGATATACTATGCTCTTACGAAAATTACACTAATCAGGATTCCTCTAATGAAACTCACTTAGATCCATCTATTGCTTCTAATTCTGCCAAG GATTTTCAGAAAAACAGAATTTCAAGGTCATCAGTGTTTCCCACAGCTAATGCCTATAATCAGCCAGAGGATTCCTTGAGTCAAGAAATGATTTCGACTGTTGAAAGGACAATGAAAAAGTATACTGACAATATCATGCGCTTCCTGGAGGGAATTAGTTCCCGCCTTTCGCAATTGGAATTGTACTGCTACAACCTTGACAAGTCAATTGGGGAAATGCGTTCAGATTTGGTCCGTGATCACAGGGAAGATGACTCAAAGCTGAAATCTTTAGAGAAACATCTTCAAGAA GTGCATAGATCAGTCCAGATACTTAGGGACAAGCAAGAATTAGCCGAAACTCAGAAAGAACTTGCCAAACTTCAGCTTGCACAGAAAGAGTCCTCATCTCCCTGTCAAGATGAGAGAACTATGGTATCGACCCCCGAGTCTAAGAAAAATGATGATCTGTCAGATGCACCTAACACTCAATTGGCTCTGGCTTTGCCTAGTCAAATTGCTCAACAGCCATCCCACGCCCCTGTGCTGCAGCAGTCTGGTGCACCCCCACAACCTTCATCACAAACTCATAGCCAACCACAGCCGTATTTCTTACCTTCTAATCAGTTGCCAAACCCCCAAGGTCAGTCACATCCTTATCACCCAGCTGACAACCAGTATAGAGTGCCACCATTACAAGCTCCCCAACCCTCGCAAAATCAAGTGAATCAGACACCACAGACTCAACAGTTCCCCCAATATCAACAATGGCCCCAGCTAGCTCCGGCTGTACAAGCACCAGTGCAACTATCCCAGCAGCAATCTATTCAACCATCCCAGCAACCACCAATGCAACCACAGAATCAGATCAGGGCTCCAAGTCCCCAGTCAAGTATCTATCCTTCTTACATGACTAGTCAACAGGCCAATCCACCTCCCCCAGAGGGAATATCAGGTAGCATGCCAATGCAAATGTCGTTTTCAGGAGTTGGTCATCAGGAAGGAATGCCTTATGGGTATGTTGGGGCCAATAGACCTGCTCAGCCCCATCCTTCCCCTCACGTGAAAGGTGGTTTCCCATCACAGCCAGGTGATGGATATGTAACTGGTGGATCTCATCCATCAATCTCTTCTGCCGGAACTTACATGCTATATGACGGTGATGGTGGCAGATCTCATCAGCCTCCTCAACCAGCTCACTACTCCCAAGGTGTCTATCCTAATACTAATCCTTCAGTACCAAATCTTCCGCCACCAGGCAGTAGCAATCTTATGATTCGTAACCCTAGCCCTCAGCAATATGTTCGCAACCATCCTTATCATGAGCTTATAGACAAGCTGGTGAGCATGGGTTACAGAGGTGATCATGTTGTAAGTGTGATTCAACGGCTTGAGGAAAGTGGGCAGGCAGTGGACTTTAATGCTGTGCTCGACAGGTTGAATGGGCATTCCTCAGGAAGTTCTCAGCGAAGCTGGTAA
- the LOC130805117 gene encoding putative ubiquitin-conjugating enzyme E2 38 isoform X2, with the protein MDEEYDYLNDDDLSDTDVIDYEYNFYADDAEYLKLQAQFDCVDLPPGVEATVPWLQDPSKIEKFLASAASSSSASSSLKAATSSTVRMGEEIDDVLRKFIYFKQFDTVTDCSDHYFMNYKGSAPLDTKSWVKKIQDEWKILEQNLPENIYVRAYESQLYLLRAVIIGPAGTPYHDGLYVFDVFFPAAYPNHPPLVHFHSNGFRMNPNLYDCGKVCLSLLNTWNGERNEMWLPNKSTVLQLLVSIQALILNAEPFFNEPGYEKIFRGVDGTKKSRDYSEDVFIKSLKRMMIIIRNPPQHFEDLVSGHFRIYAHDVLTACKAYADGAAVGCNVKSWLQQGDNAPKPGSVRFKSEISKIMTPLVKCFVDHGSKDCDEFRS; encoded by the exons ATGGATGAAGAATATGATTATCTTAATGATGATGACCTTTCTGATACTGATGTTATTGACTATGAATATAATTTCTATGCTGATGATGCTGAATATTTGAAGTTGCAAGCTCAATTTGACTGTGTAGACTTGCCTCCTGGTGTAGAGGCGACAGTTCCTTGGTTGCAGGATCCTTCCAAAATTGAGAAGTTTCTAGCTTCTgctgcttcatcttcatctgcttctAGTAGTTTAAAAGCTGCAACAAGTTCGACAGTTAGAATGGGAGAGGAGATAGATGATGTTTTGAGAAAGTTCATATATTTTAAACAGTTTGATACAGTTACTGATTGTTCTGATCATTATTTCATGAATTACAAAGGTTCGGCGCCACTG GATACTAAGTCTTGGGTGAAGAAAATTCAGGATGAGTGGAAAATATTGGAGCAAAACTTACCTG AAAATATATATGTCCGAGCTTATGAATCTCAGCTGTATCTTTTAAGGGCTGTCATCATTGGACCAGCAGGTACTCCGTACCATGATGGCCTTTATGTCTTTGATGTCTTTTTTCCAGCTGCATATCCTAATCATCCACCG TTGGTCCATTTTCATTCAAATGGATTTCGAATGAATCCAAATCTGTATGATTGCGGAAAAGTCTGCTTGAGCCTGTTGAACACTTGGAACGGTGAACGAAATGAGATGTGGCTTCCAAATAAGTCAACAGTGCTCCAACTTTTGGTCTCTATTCAAGCTTTGATCCTCAATGCTGAGCCATTTTTCAATGAACCTGGGTATGAGAAGATCTTCCGGGGTGTAGATGGTACCAAAAAATCCAGGGATTACAGTGAAGATGTTTTCATTAAATCCTTGAAAAGGATGATGATCATTATTAGGAATCCACCTCAG CATTTTGAGGATTTGGTATCTGGACATTTCCGTATTTATGCCCATGATGTACTGACAGCATGTAAGGCATATGCTGATGGTGCTGCGGTAGGGTGTAATGTGAAGAGTTGGCTTCAACAAGGTGACAATGCTCCAAAACCTGGCTCTGTAAGGTTCAAAAGTGAGATTTCAAAGATAATGACCCCTCTCGTAAAATGTTTTGTTGATCATGGTTCCAAAGACTGTGATGAGTTTCGGAGTTGA
- the LOC130805117 gene encoding putative ubiquitin-conjugating enzyme E2 38 isoform X1, with protein MEVVDLNGLPSSDSMIANKLNQEKDALSSDLVVSPAVLASVDDANVDSANAGKRSIGGSADNVGSASDLTFEDDAMDEEYDYLNDDDLSDTDVIDYEYNFYADDAEYLKLQAQFDCVDLPPGVEATVPWLQDPSKIEKFLASAASSSSASSSLKAATSSTVRMGEEIDDVLRKFIYFKQFDTVTDCSDHYFMNYKGSAPLDTKSWVKKIQDEWKILEQNLPENIYVRAYESQLYLLRAVIIGPAGTPYHDGLYVFDVFFPAAYPNHPPLVHFHSNGFRMNPNLYDCGKVCLSLLNTWNGERNEMWLPNKSTVLQLLVSIQALILNAEPFFNEPGYEKIFRGVDGTKKSRDYSEDVFIKSLKRMMIIIRNPPQHFEDLVSGHFRIYAHDVLTACKAYADGAAVGCNVKSWLQQGDNAPKPGSVRFKSEISKIMTPLVKCFVDHGSKDCDEFRS; from the exons ATGGAAGTTGTTGATCTTAATGGGCTTCCCTCTTCTGATTCTATGATCGCCAATAAACTTAATCAAGAGAAG GATGCCTTGTCAAGTGATCTTGTGGTCTCACCTGCTGTCTTAGCCTCTGTGGATGATGCTAATGTGGATAGTGCCAATGCTGGCAAGAGATCAATTGGAGGTTCTGCTGATAATGTTGGTTCTGCTTCTGACTTAACATTTGAAGATGATGCTATGGATGAAGAATATGATTATCTTAATGATGATGACCTTTCTGATACTGATGTTATTGACTATGAATATAATTTCTATGCTGATGATGCTGAATATTTGAAGTTGCAAGCTCAATTTGACTGTGTAGACTTGCCTCCTGGTGTAGAGGCGACAGTTCCTTGGTTGCAGGATCCTTCCAAAATTGAGAAGTTTCTAGCTTCTgctgcttcatcttcatctgcttctAGTAGTTTAAAAGCTGCAACAAGTTCGACAGTTAGAATGGGAGAGGAGATAGATGATGTTTTGAGAAAGTTCATATATTTTAAACAGTTTGATACAGTTACTGATTGTTCTGATCATTATTTCATGAATTACAAAGGTTCGGCGCCACTG GATACTAAGTCTTGGGTGAAGAAAATTCAGGATGAGTGGAAAATATTGGAGCAAAACTTACCTG AAAATATATATGTCCGAGCTTATGAATCTCAGCTGTATCTTTTAAGGGCTGTCATCATTGGACCAGCAGGTACTCCGTACCATGATGGCCTTTATGTCTTTGATGTCTTTTTTCCAGCTGCATATCCTAATCATCCACCG TTGGTCCATTTTCATTCAAATGGATTTCGAATGAATCCAAATCTGTATGATTGCGGAAAAGTCTGCTTGAGCCTGTTGAACACTTGGAACGGTGAACGAAATGAGATGTGGCTTCCAAATAAGTCAACAGTGCTCCAACTTTTGGTCTCTATTCAAGCTTTGATCCTCAATGCTGAGCCATTTTTCAATGAACCTGGGTATGAGAAGATCTTCCGGGGTGTAGATGGTACCAAAAAATCCAGGGATTACAGTGAAGATGTTTTCATTAAATCCTTGAAAAGGATGATGATCATTATTAGGAATCCACCTCAG CATTTTGAGGATTTGGTATCTGGACATTTCCGTATTTATGCCCATGATGTACTGACAGCATGTAAGGCATATGCTGATGGTGCTGCGGTAGGGTGTAATGTGAAGAGTTGGCTTCAACAAGGTGACAATGCTCCAAAACCTGGCTCTGTAAGGTTCAAAAGTGAGATTTCAAAGATAATGACCCCTCTCGTAAAATGTTTTGTTGATCATGGTTCCAAAGACTGTGATGAGTTTCGGAGTTGA